The following coding sequences are from one Rutidosis leptorrhynchoides isolate AG116_Rl617_1_P2 chromosome 11, CSIRO_AGI_Rlap_v1, whole genome shotgun sequence window:
- the LOC139876317 gene encoding putative germin-like protein 2-1 — MTSRFLLFGLLLATCSLSLASDPSPLQDFCVADLNNKVLVNGVVCKDPDQVKAEDFLFRGLNRMGNTSNAVGSNVTAVTVTQLPGLNTLGISMARIDFAPWGINPPHTHPRATEILTVIEGSLQVGFVTSNPENRLIMTVLQKGDVFVFPEGLIHFQKNVGNGYALAIAGLSSQNPGVITIANAVFGSNPDISANILAKAFQVDVNTVYQIQSKF; from the exons ATGACGTCTCGCTTTCTTTTGTTCGGTCTCTTATTGGCAACATGTTCACTTTCTTTGGCTTCGGATCCTAGTCCTCTACAGGATTTTTGTGTAGCCGATCTAAACAACAAAG TACTGGTGAATGGGGTGGTATGCAAAGATCCGGATCAAGTGAAAGCAGAAGATTTTCTTTTTAGGGGACTAAACCGTATGGGAAATACATCAAATGCGGTTGGATCTAATGTGACTGCGGTGACCGTAACACAATTGCCCGGGCTCAACACTTTGGGCATCTCCATGGCCCGTATTGACTTTGCACCATGGGGTATTAATCCTCCCCACACGCACCCTCGGGCCACTGAAATCTTGACTGTCATTGAAGGTAGTCTACAAGTCGGTTTTGTCACGTCTAACCCTGAAAACCGTCTCATCATGACAGTACTACAAAAGGGTGATGTTTTCGTGTTCCCCGAAGGTCTAATTCACTTTCAGAAAAATGTCGGAAATGGGTATGCTCTTGCTATTGCCGGTCTAAGTAGTCAAAATCCGGGTGTCATTACCATTGCGAACGCTGTGTTTGGATCAAACCCTGATATCTCTGCAAATATTCTCGCAAAGGCATTTCAAGTGGACGTCAATACCGTTTATCAAATTCAATCAAAGTTCTAA